A segment of the Prochlorococcus marinus CUG1416 genome:
ATTAAAATTCTTTGTTCAAAATCTCCTCCGGTTTGCTTCCATCCCCTTAAATTAAGCCATTCACATAAACCATTTAAAACCTTAACTGGCTGTTGAGAAGATGAAATCTCAACAATGGTTGTTCTATCTTTACTTGAAGCTCTAAGAAAAAAAAATAATCCTATAGCAAGAAGAATTGTCAGCAATAATGTTGAATTTAAGGAATAGGACATTAAGTTAATTTTTTATAGTAACTCGTGAATAAAAATTAAAGTTACATCATATTATAATTTTTTAGATTTATTCTGTAAAATAAATATATTAGGTAAGAGAAAATTTAATTAAATAAAAACTCTTATAAATTTGGCAAATCTTAAATAACTTTAAATATTTTATAAATATGACTAGTGAAAAAAAAAATATTGATTTTCTTTATAGTGATTTAACAGCAGATTTATATAATCTTTATAAAAAATCATCTTACCTAGCTATTGACACTGAAGCAATGGGGTTAATTCATGGAAGAGATAGATTATGTTTAGTACAAATATGCAATGAATTTAAAAGAACATCCTGTATAAAAATCGAACTAAATACATCTTCTTCTCCTAATTTAAAAGCACTTCTTGAAGATGAAAAAATTACTAAAATCTTTCACTATGCAAGATTTGATGTAGCAGCGCTAAAGTGCAATCTTGGAATTAATACAAAAAATATTTTTTGTACAAAAATTGCTAGTAAGTTAGCAAGAACATATACAAATAAACACGGCTTAAAAGATTTAATCAATGAATTATTAGGGATAGAATTAGACAAAAGTTCACAAAGCAGTGATTGGGGGAGTAACAAAGATTTAACAAAAAATCAATTAGATTATGCAGCAAATGATGTTAGATATTTAATTGAAGCGATGAATAAATTAAAAGTTATCTTAGAGAGAGAAAATAGATATGAGTTAGCTCAAAAATGTTTCAAAACAGTTCCTGTGCATGCTGATTTAGACATACTAAAATTTTCAAATATCTTTGAACATTAAAAATCAATCTTCAGTTAAAAAATTATCTTCATTTTTAAGAGTTTCCATAAGCTTATCAAGTATTCTTGAAGAACTTGATTTATCTCCTTCATTTTTTTTACAAATTTCTAAGAGATTTTGCGCAACTTGTATTTTTTCTTGAATAGTTTTGGAGCCTTCTTTCGCAATCTTAATTTCAACTTTCTTTTTAGCAGCAGATAAGCTTATACTCAAAATCTTTGCAATCTCTGCACAAATTGTTAGATATTGCCGATCATTTATTGGATACATAAAAAATTTCAACGATAGTGCCATTTACTAAGATAACAAATGAGAGTTGATAGAATCTACAATTTTCTTGCTTGCGCCAGATTCACCCATTCTTTTTTTTCCAATTTTCGCTTGCTCTAACCTATCAACTTTTTCTCTCAAAAGTAAACTTAAACGTTTTAAAAGAATTTTTTTATTCTTGCATACAATAACGCTACCTCCTAATAATCTTGATTGCCTTTTCGCAAATGATTTTGTAAATTGTGGTCCAGATCCTGGAAGAGAAAGAGATGGAATTCCTAGACCAGCAATTTGCTCTGTAGCAGTTCCGGCATTAGATAAGCCAACATCTGCCATATTGGCCCATAAATTGAATTTACCTTTTCCAATCAATATATATTTTTCTTTATTTTTCCATACTGAATCTTCATCAATCAAGAATTTAACTTTAGTCTGTTTTACAAAACCGTATTTATTTAAATAACTTTGAATTTGAATCACATTAGCATTAATGCTCAAAGGCAAAAGTATTACCACATCCTTAGATAAATCCAATTTTCGCAAACAATCAAGAAATTTTTCAAGATTTTTCAATGCTTCTGGGTATCTACTTCCAATTAATACAATTATCCTTTTGAAAGCAATAATATTTGATATCTTTTCATTTTTGGTATTAACAAAATCCATCATTGGATTACCCAAATATTTTGCATTAATATTTTTTCTATTCAAATTCGTAGCTGTGATTTTATCTCTCATAATTAAATCTTTACATCTTGGAGATGTCATTAAAAACATTTCCCATGGGTCCCATTCAGAACCTTTAGACTTATGATAAAAATCGGTTAAAGACCAACCTGGTCCACTACTCCAAGTATGGTCACTTTTGGGAGTCCCAATAAAACTGAATTCGCATTCTGAACTCCAAGCGTAAAGTAATGGTAGAAAATCTCCTACAGCAATAATTTTGTAGTTATGTTTTGACTTTTGTTTTACAATTAAAAAATTTCTTAAATTATCAATTAAAAATCCTGCAAACAAATCAAGCAAAAATCCCTTCAGACTTTGATTACTAAAACCTCCACTTGGCAGCTCTTTTAAATATCCTATTTTGCGAAAATTCGTTGATTGTATGGAATTAAATGCATCTCCTTTTCCTACTAAAGGCAAAACTTCGATATTTTTATTTTCTATTGTTTTTAATAATCTTTTTATTATTTCTGATGCTATTACATCTTCTCCATGGCCATTGCATATAAATAATATAGAATGTGTCACCTTACTGTTAAGATCATTATTAGATTCAATTGAATCTTTTTCGGCGGCATGGCCAAGTGGTAAGGCAGAGGATTGCAAATCCTTTATCCCCAGTTCGAATCTGGGTGCCGCCTTCTTTAATTTTGATACTAAGTTCACTATAAACCCCTCTAGAAACTTAAGTTCTGTATATCTGTTATACATTTTCTAGGGACAATTTAGTGGAATTACTGGTCTGCACGTGGCCGGCAAGTTGACCAAATTTTCATTCCAAAATATTTTTAATAATTTCATTATCTCACTTGTTTACTACAGATTATTTTCTATATATATTTGAACGATTTTAGTAATCATTATCTGCTACACACATTCCTAAACATCTAACACCATTTGATGTTGTCCTTTTGCAATGATTACATAAAATAACATCTTTATTTGAAGGAAGATTAATTTTTGAACTATTTTGAACCTTTAAACTTTTTAACTCTTTTTTTGAATCAAATAGAGCCATTCTTGGAGTTATCACTTGAATCGATACTAACAACAAGTGAAGCATTTGTGCTTGAAGAGGGTATATCCATAACTTTTACAGTTTCTTTGGGCTCTTCAATAATTTGATTTTCTTCAATACTCTCATCGACTGCACATGCTTCAAGAGCTTCTCGAAGTAATGAATCAAAAGTTGCTCCTGGCAATCTATGTCTAGCGACCTCGAGAAAAGTTCTAGGTAACGATTCAGAAGCAGCATCTCTCAACGCAGGATTATTCTTTCTATGTTCTTGTTCTTCTTCTATGGATTTGATAAACCTAAGTGTGACATCTCTTTTGGTAGAGGCTTTTATAAGCGTGTCATTTTCAGGATTACTAATATCAGGCTCATTTTCAAGATCAATAAGCCTTTTTTCCAAACTATTTAAAACTTCATTAGCTTCTTTACTGATATGAGCTAATTGACCATCTGACAAATTAGGCAAATCAGCCACAAAAACCTTCCCATGATCCCTAAGTGTCAGGAAAGTAGGTCTTGGGCCTTGAGACTGTCTACCACTAAATTCAGAATTATTACCTATTGGTCTTTTTGGAGGTGTAGGACCTGCTGAACTACGTCTACGTGTAATTCTTTGATTATTTGCAAAAGGCATTGAATTAAAGGTTAAATCTTAATACTTAAACTTCCGATATAACTCGGTGGTAATTTTATTATATTACACATAACTTTTTCATTTGGGTATAAAAAAAAATTAAGTTAAAATTTCAGGTAAAAATTCACTAATTGTTGAATCATTTTTTCGAACTATCTTTCCAATTTCCCAACTATCTATGTCATGATCTTTACAGATACTTAATATCGCGTCCTTAAATTGTTTATCGATAATTAAACAGAATCCGACTCCAAGATTGAAAGTATTCCAAAAATCTTTTTCAGGAATTGATCCTTTCTCTTTAAGGAATTTAAATAAAATAGGTATTTCCCAAGAACTGGTATTGATATAAGGAATAAAATCAGAAGGCATACATCTTGGTAAATTTTCTGGAATTCCTCCTCCAGTAATATGAGACATTGCTTTAATTTCTATATTTTCAGATAACATTTGGTTAATCACATTATTGTAAATTTTTGTAGGTTTCAATAACTCATCATAAAAATTTAAGT
Coding sequences within it:
- a CDS encoding histidine phosphotransferase is translated as MPFANNQRITRRRSSAGPTPPKRPIGNNSEFSGRQSQGPRPTFLTLRDHGKVFVADLPNLSDGQLAHISKEANEVLNSLEKRLIDLENEPDISNPENDTLIKASTKRDVTLRFIKSIEEEQEHRKNNPALRDAASESLPRTFLEVARHRLPGATFDSLLREALEACAVDESIEENQIIEEPKETVKVMDIPSSSTNASLVVSIDSSDNSKNGSI
- a CDS encoding ribonuclease D; protein product: MTSEKKNIDFLYSDLTADLYNLYKKSSYLAIDTEAMGLIHGRDRLCLVQICNEFKRTSCIKIELNTSSSPNLKALLEDEKITKIFHYARFDVAALKCNLGINTKNIFCTKIASKLARTYTNKHGLKDLINELLGIELDKSSQSSDWGSNKDLTKNQLDYAANDVRYLIEAMNKLKVILERENRYELAQKCFKTVPVHADLDILKFSNIFEH
- a CDS encoding lipid-A-disaccharide synthase-related protein — its product is MTHSILFICNGHGEDVIASEIIKRLLKTIENKNIEVLPLVGKGDAFNSIQSTNFRKIGYLKELPSGGFSNQSLKGFLLDLFAGFLIDNLRNFLIVKQKSKHNYKIIAVGDFLPLLYAWSSECEFSFIGTPKSDHTWSSGPGWSLTDFYHKSKGSEWDPWEMFLMTSPRCKDLIMRDKITATNLNRKNINAKYLGNPMMDFVNTKNEKISNIIAFKRIIVLIGSRYPEALKNLEKFLDCLRKLDLSKDVVILLPLSINANVIQIQSYLNKYGFVKQTKVKFLIDEDSVWKNKEKYILIGKGKFNLWANMADVGLSNAGTATEQIAGLGIPSLSLPGSGPQFTKSFAKRQSRLLGGSVIVCKNKKILLKRLSLLLREKVDRLEQAKIGKKRMGESGASKKIVDSINSHLLS